The following coding sequences are from one Acidobacteriota bacterium window:
- a CDS encoding rubredoxin codes for MKKHRCEACGYIYDPAAGDPENGIEPGTPFESLPEDWVCPDCGAAQDQFTAVE; via the coding sequence ATGAAAAAGCATCGTTGTGAGGCATGCGGCTACATCTACGACCCCGCCGCGGGGGACCCCGAAAACGGGATCGAGCCGGGAACGCCGTTCGAGTCCCTGCCCGAAGACTGGGTCTGCCCCGACTGCGGGGCGGCGCAGGACCAGTTTACGGCCGTCGAGTAA
- a CDS encoding FprA family A-type flavoprotein, translating into MLEIREGVFWAGAIDWNLRVFHGYSTPAGTTYNAYLLRDELPTLVDTVKRDGFGEMLGRIREVIDPREIRYIISNHTEMDHSGAIGRLLECCPEAEVVCSSKGAEELRRHHKRDWRFRVVGSGDTLDIGARRLRFLPIPMVHWPESMVTYSEHDRTLFPNDAFGQHFASHERFADEVPAGIVDAQAAKYYGNIVLPYGSQVVKALEAVGGLDVDMIAPSHGLIWRRPEDIARITGLYARWARHDTDPRVVIVYDTMWHSTEAMARRLYEGLARENVPAVLMNLQATHISDVVTEILRSRMVLFGTPILNSRMLPTMAALLMYLKGLKPKKRLSWTFGSYGWSPIGFKEVEASLKEAGFEPAGEGKYVPFVPDEAELEGLAETVAMLKAKLLA; encoded by the coding sequence ATGCTGGAGATCAGAGAGGGCGTTTTCTGGGCGGGGGCCATCGACTGGAACCTGAGGGTGTTTCACGGCTATTCCACGCCGGCGGGGACGACGTACAACGCCTACCTGCTCAGGGACGAGCTCCCCACCCTCGTCGACACCGTCAAGCGCGACGGCTTCGGGGAGATGCTCGGCCGCATCCGGGAGGTGATCGACCCCCGCGAGATCCGCTACATCATTTCGAACCACACCGAGATGGACCACTCCGGCGCGATCGGGCGGCTGCTCGAGTGTTGCCCCGAAGCGGAGGTGGTCTGCTCCTCCAAGGGGGCCGAGGAACTCCGGCGCCACCACAAGCGCGACTGGCGTTTCCGGGTGGTGGGGAGCGGCGACACGCTCGATATCGGCGCGCGCCGGCTCCGGTTCCTGCCGATCCCCATGGTCCACTGGCCCGAATCGATGGTCACGTATTCGGAGCACGACCGGACCCTCTTCCCCAACGACGCCTTCGGCCAGCACTTCGCCTCGCACGAGCGCTTCGCCGACGAGGTCCCCGCCGGCATCGTCGACGCGCAGGCGGCCAAGTACTACGGCAACATCGTGCTCCCCTACGGCAGCCAGGTGGTGAAGGCGCTCGAGGCGGTCGGTGGGCTCGACGTCGACATGATCGCCCCCTCCCACGGCCTCATCTGGCGCCGCCCGGAGGATATCGCCCGGATCACGGGCCTCTACGCCCGGTGGGCCAGGCACGACACCGACCCACGGGTCGTCATCGTCTACGACACGATGTGGCACTCGACCGAGGCGATGGCGCGCCGGCTCTACGAGGGCCTCGCCAGGGAGAACGTCCCGGCGGTGCTCATGAACCTCCAGGCCACGCACATCTCCGACGTGGTGACGGAGATCCTCCGCAGCCGGATGGTCCTTTTCGGGACCCCCATCCTCAACAGCCGGATGCTCCCGACCATGGCCGCGCTCCTCATGTACCTCAAGGGGCTCAAGCCGAAGAAGCGCCTCTCCTGGACCTTCGGTTCCTACGGCTGGTCCCCCATCGGCTTCAAGGAAGTGGAGGCCTCCCTCAAGGAGGCGGGGTTCGAGCCGGCCGGGGAAGGGAAGTACGTCCCCTTCGTCCCGGACGAGGCGGAGCTGGAAGGCCTCGCGGAAACGGTCGCCATGCTCAAGGCGAAGCTTCTCGCCTGA
- a CDS encoding class I SAM-dependent methyltransferase, producing the protein MQAYGPLLARIYDRRWSGFAARAAPAILACYESARPGRAPGTLLDVCCGTGRLALFFLERGWRVVGLDASEWMLEHARRHAAAPVAAGRARFVRGDAAAFCLGERFDLAVSTFDSLNHLAGENELAGCFRSVHRALDDGGLFVFDLNTRLGLRRWDGVTLADSDEEWTVTHRGFYDEAAGCGGSRITGLVSRLDGSRERFEETVVNTVFELGRVERLLGETGWSGVRFARPGDLAAALPEPESEGRVFVVAAKAGV; encoded by the coding sequence ATGCAGGCTTACGGCCCCCTACTGGCGCGGATCTACGACCGGAGATGGAGCGGCTTCGCCGCGCGGGCGGCGCCGGCGATCCTGGCCTGCTACGAATCGGCCCGCCCCGGCCGCGCGCCCGGGACCCTGCTCGACGTCTGCTGCGGCACGGGGCGGCTGGCGCTTTTCTTTCTCGAACGCGGCTGGCGCGTGGTGGGCCTCGACGCGTCCGAATGGATGCTCGAGCACGCCCGGCGCCACGCCGCCGCCCCCGTCGCCGCCGGGCGCGCCCGCTTCGTCCGCGGGGACGCCGCGGCTTTTTGCCTGGGGGAGCGGTTCGATCTCGCCGTCTCGACTTTCGACTCGCTCAACCATCTCGCGGGGGAGAACGAACTGGCCGGCTGCTTCCGGAGCGTGCACCGGGCGCTCGACGACGGGGGGCTCTTCGTCTTCGACCTCAACACCCGCCTGGGCCTCCGGCGCTGGGACGGGGTGACGCTGGCCGATTCGGACGAGGAGTGGACGGTGACCCACCGCGGCTTCTACGACGAGGCCGCCGGGTGCGGCGGGTCGCGCATCACGGGCCTCGTCTCCAGGCTCGACGGGAGCCGGGAGAGGTTCGAGGAGACGGTGGTCAACACCGTATTCGAGCTCGGCCGCGTCGAGCGCCTCCTGGGGGAGACGGGGTGGAGCGGGGTGCGCTTCGCCCGGCCGGGCGATCTCGCCGCGGCGCTTCCCGAGCCGGAGAGCGAGGGGCGGGTGTTCGTGGTGGCGGCGAAGGCGGGTGTATGA
- a CDS encoding type II toxin-antitoxin system HicB family antitoxin yields MRYLVVIEAGEAGFSAYSPDLPGCIAAGRTRREVEEQMRSAVEFHIEGLRDAGQEVPPGTSCSTYIEIPA; encoded by the coding sequence ATGCGCTATCTAGTCGTTATCGAGGCTGGCGAAGCGGGATTCAGTGCTTACTCGCCGGACCTTCCGGGGTGCATTGCCGCGGGGCGAACGCGCCGGGAGGTCGAAGAACAGATGCGCAGCGCCGTCGAATTTCACATCGAAGGTCTTCGCGATGCGGGACAAGAAGTACCTCCTGGAACCAGCTGTTCTACCTATATCGAGATTCCTGCGTAA
- a CDS encoding ATP-grasp domain-containing protein, translating into MFLLDGPYVSDFLLDTLERRRFPVIDTEYARAAAGGRTLAFVPPGEAARRLRNDDGRLYTPSENSIGWIARHLAETPLPEKIALFKNKAEFRRRIRPLYPDFFFREVDVPTLLALRPGELPLPCVVKPATGFFSLGVYPVADADDFARMQRRLRSDLQAAENLYPREVLDARTFLVEEHIPGPEYAIDAWYDAAGEPVVLGILEHLFASERDVSDRIYTTSAEIVRRNLEPFTALLGRIGRLTEVRNFPAHVEIRRRADGALVPVEVNPVRFGGWCTTPDLGRHAWGLNLYECYMDGVRPDWGALTERAGDAACSLVVLDNSTGVPGREIAGFDYDALLGRFSRPLELRRTDFGRYPLFGFLFVETTPQTRGELERILRDDLTRYLLPPPAPRE; encoded by the coding sequence ATGTTTCTACTCGACGGCCCCTACGTTTCCGACTTCCTCCTCGACACCCTCGAGCGGCGGCGCTTTCCCGTCATCGACACGGAGTACGCCCGCGCCGCGGCCGGAGGCCGCACCCTTGCCTTCGTACCGCCCGGGGAGGCCGCGCGCCGGCTTCGGAACGACGACGGCCGCCTCTACACCCCCTCGGAAAACTCGATCGGCTGGATCGCCCGGCACCTCGCGGAAACGCCCCTCCCCGAAAAAATCGCCCTCTTCAAGAACAAGGCGGAGTTCCGCCGCCGCATCCGCCCCCTCTACCCCGATTTCTTCTTCCGGGAGGTGGACGTCCCGACGCTCCTGGCCCTGCGCCCCGGAGAGCTGCCCCTGCCGTGCGTGGTCAAGCCCGCGACCGGGTTCTTCAGCCTCGGCGTCTACCCGGTGGCGGACGCGGACGATTTCGCGCGGATGCAGCGCCGCCTCCGCTCCGACCTGCAGGCGGCGGAAAACCTCTACCCCCGCGAGGTCCTCGACGCGCGCACCTTCCTCGTCGAGGAACATATTCCGGGCCCCGAATACGCCATCGACGCCTGGTACGACGCGGCGGGGGAACCGGTGGTGCTCGGCATCCTCGAGCACCTCTTCGCCTCCGAGCGGGACGTGAGCGACCGCATCTACACGACCTCGGCCGAAATCGTGAGGCGCAACCTCGAGCCCTTCACGGCGCTGCTCGGGCGGATCGGCCGGCTGACGGAGGTGCGAAATTTTCCGGCCCACGTCGAAATCCGGCGCCGCGCCGACGGCGCCCTGGTCCCGGTGGAGGTCAACCCGGTGCGCTTCGGCGGCTGGTGCACCACCCCCGACCTCGGCCGCCACGCCTGGGGGCTGAACCTCTACGAATGCTACATGGACGGCGTCCGGCCCGACTGGGGCGCGCTGACCGAACGGGCGGGGGACGCCGCCTGCAGCCTGGTGGTGCTCGACAACTCCACCGGCGTCCCGGGGAGGGAGATCGCCGGCTTCGATTACGACGCGCTCCTCGGACGCTTCAGCCGCCCCCTCGAACTGCGAAGGACCGATTTCGGGCGTTACCCCCTCTTCGGCTTCCTCTTCGTCGAGACCACGCCCCAAACCCGGGGGGAGCTGGAGCGCATCCTTCGCGACGACCTGACTCGCTACCTGCTCCCTCCCCCCGCCCCCCGGGAGTGA
- a CDS encoding DUF4160 domain-containing protein: protein MPTILRHGSYRFFFYSGDGGEPAHIHIERDNKIAKIWLDPIELESSEGFGRIEINQILRITERNQRRLKEAWNEYFGA, encoded by the coding sequence ATGCCAACAATACTCAGGCATGGATCCTATCGATTCTTTTTCTATTCTGGCGATGGTGGCGAACCGGCGCATATTCACATCGAGCGAGACAACAAGATTGCCAAGATCTGGTTGGATCCCATAGAATTGGAAAGTAGCGAAGGATTCGGCAGGATTGAAATCAATCAAATCCTGAGAATCACCGAAAGAAACCAAAGGCGCCTGAAGGAGGCATGGAATGAATACTTTGGCGCATGA
- a CDS encoding ceramidase has translation MKERLQAHAGWVLALAALAAALGAFLLPPIPQDPRYHAFADGRALAGVPNALDVLSNLPLVVLGAVGLVRCRRGGDPGRLEALFFATVLLTGIGSSLYHLHPNDDTIVLDRLPLSVMSMALFAAMLADRVSLRAGRWLAWGAVIAGPASVWYWRSGELRGSGDLRPYGYLQFLPVLLIALLLFLRPEGGIPAGRFAQAFGWYAAARGAELLDAPILAWTGIVSGHTLKHLLAAVAVGCLLALCPSRGAAVRREASP, from the coding sequence ATGAAAGAGAGATTGCAGGCACACGCCGGATGGGTCCTGGCGCTGGCGGCCCTGGCGGCCGCGCTGGGGGCGTTTCTGCTGCCGCCGATCCCGCAGGACCCCCGCTACCATGCCTTTGCCGACGGGCGTGCTCTGGCGGGGGTGCCGAACGCGCTCGACGTGCTCTCGAACCTCCCCCTGGTCGTGCTTGGGGCGGTGGGGCTCGTGCGCTGCCGGCGCGGGGGAGATCCGGGCCGGCTCGAGGCGCTCTTTTTCGCGACCGTGCTCCTGACCGGGATCGGTTCGTCGCTCTACCACCTGCATCCAAACGACGACACCATCGTTCTGGACCGGCTGCCGCTTTCGGTCATGTCGATGGCCCTCTTCGCGGCCATGCTGGCCGACCGGGTCAGTCTCCGGGCGGGCCGATGGCTCGCCTGGGGGGCCGTGATCGCCGGGCCCGCGAGCGTATGGTACTGGCGCTCGGGCGAACTTCGGGGCTCGGGGGACCTCCGCCCCTACGGCTACCTGCAGTTTCTGCCCGTCCTGCTGATCGCGCTCCTGCTCTTCCTGCGTCCCGAAGGGGGAATTCCCGCAGGAAGGTTCGCGCAGGCTTTCGGCTGGTACGCGGCCGCGCGGGGGGCGGAGCTGCTCGACGCCCCGATCCTGGCCTGGACCGGGATCGTCAGCGGCCACACCCTCAAGCACCTCCTGGCCGCCGTGGCGGTAGGGTGCCTGCTCGCCCTCTGCCCCTCGCGCGGGGCGGCCGTCAGGCGAGAAGCTTCGCCTTGA
- a CDS encoding DUF2442 domain-containing protein translates to MNTLAHEIEPPIAENVKVTDDTLRVDLRDGRTISVPLAWFPRLLHSTHEERLNWRLIGKGQGIHWENLDEDISVGGLLEGRCSGETQSSFKKWLSGRAAPLTTRSSGCIKKADR, encoded by the coding sequence ATGAATACTTTGGCGCATGAAATCGAGCCACCGATAGCCGAAAACGTCAAGGTGACCGACGATACCCTCCGTGTGGACCTCCGCGACGGCCGCACCATTTCCGTCCCCTTGGCGTGGTTCCCCCGCCTCCTGCATTCGACCCATGAGGAGAGGCTGAACTGGAGGCTGATCGGCAAGGGGCAGGGGATTCACTGGGAAAATCTGGACGAAGATATCAGCGTGGGGGGGCTGCTGGAAGGCAGGTGCTCCGGGGAAACCCAATCCTCCTTCAAAAAATGGCTCAGCGGCCGGGCCGCTCCCCTCACAACCCGCTCCAGCGGATGCATAAAAAAAGCGGATCGCTGA
- a CDS encoding VWA domain-containing protein: MFINLFRALRRHGIPATFNEWMLLQQALGENLADSSLTRFYHLARAILVKTEGHFDRFDQAFLECFGHIDSSDELIARIEERLARLPPLELTEEEKRLVEELDLEEVRGRFLDRLRNQDDEEHVGGNQAIGVKGRSPFGAWGYNPAGVRIGQGVSRHRRAVQIAEKRSFRNYRDDVALDTRAIKTVLGYMRQVVREGPKESLDVEGTVRATCRNAGELEFVWERARRKRIKLMLLMDAGGTMTAHAELVSRLFSAARDLVKNLKFYYFHNCVYQELYTDIARMTPVATRKVLEQTPRDTRVILVGDAYMAPSELLHPNGAIDFWYRNDRPGIEWLGDIRKRFRKVLWLNPEPREWWPSVPTTRMIGGLFPMHELTLEGMRHGTRALMKQ, encoded by the coding sequence ATGTTCATCAACCTCTTCCGCGCCCTGAGGCGGCACGGAATCCCGGCGACCTTCAACGAGTGGATGCTCCTGCAGCAGGCGCTCGGGGAGAACCTGGCCGACAGCTCGCTCACCCGCTTCTACCACCTCGCGCGCGCGATCCTGGTCAAGACCGAGGGGCATTTCGACCGCTTCGACCAGGCCTTCCTCGAATGCTTCGGCCACATCGACTCGAGCGATGAGCTGATCGCGAGGATCGAAGAGCGGCTGGCCCGGCTGCCGCCGCTCGAGCTGACGGAGGAGGAAAAGCGGCTGGTGGAGGAGCTGGATCTCGAGGAGGTGCGCGGGCGCTTCCTCGACCGGCTGCGCAACCAGGACGACGAGGAGCACGTGGGGGGGAACCAGGCCATCGGCGTCAAGGGGCGTTCCCCGTTCGGAGCCTGGGGGTACAACCCCGCCGGGGTCCGGATCGGCCAGGGGGTCAGCCGCCACCGGCGGGCGGTCCAGATCGCGGAAAAGCGCAGCTTCCGGAACTACCGGGACGACGTGGCGCTCGACACCCGGGCCATCAAGACGGTGCTCGGCTACATGCGCCAGGTCGTCCGGGAGGGGCCGAAGGAGAGCCTGGACGTGGAAGGCACGGTGCGGGCCACCTGCCGCAACGCCGGCGAGCTCGAATTCGTCTGGGAGCGGGCGCGGCGCAAGCGGATCAAGCTCATGCTCCTGATGGACGCGGGCGGGACCATGACGGCCCACGCGGAGCTGGTCAGCCGGCTCTTTTCGGCCGCCCGGGACCTCGTCAAGAACCTGAAATTTTACTATTTCCACAACTGCGTGTACCAGGAGCTCTATACCGACATCGCCCGGATGACGCCGGTGGCCACGCGCAAGGTGCTGGAGCAGACCCCGCGCGACACCCGCGTCATCCTGGTCGGGGACGCCTACATGGCCCCGTCCGAGCTCCTGCACCCCAACGGGGCGATCGATTTCTGGTACCGCAACGACCGCCCCGGGATAGAATGGCTGGGTGACATCCGGAAAAGATTCCGGAAGGTCCTCTGGCTGAACCCGGAACCGCGCGAGTGGTGGCCCAGCGTCCCCACCACCCGGATGATCGGAGGCCTCTTCCCCATGCACGAGCTGACGCTCGAGGGGATGCGGCACGGGACGCGGGCCCTGATGAAGCAGTAG
- a CDS encoding MoxR family ATPase yields MNRFKGTGSYILSDSLKEIVNAAIVLGRPLLLKGEPGTGKTELAQVIAEDLGLGLIRWNIKSTTKATEGLYVYDTVQRLNDSRFHDKDVSDIRQYIRFGRLGEALRSEEQVVLLIDEIDKADLEFPNDLLYELDQMQFDVVETGDHFSARHRPIVMITSNSEKELPDAFLRRCLFHYIEFPDPEMMERIARVHYPDLERKLVAQVVARFYQVRERRDLKKRPSTSELLDWIQAIVAGGIGERELVRRLPFLGVLLKTEEDLASVTR; encoded by the coding sequence ATGAACCGATTCAAAGGAACCGGCAGTTACATCCTCAGCGACTCCCTCAAGGAGATCGTCAACGCCGCCATCGTTCTCGGGCGCCCCCTGCTGCTCAAGGGGGAACCGGGAACCGGCAAGACCGAACTGGCCCAGGTGATCGCCGAGGACCTCGGCCTCGGCCTGATCCGCTGGAACATCAAATCGACCACCAAGGCGACCGAGGGGCTCTACGTCTACGACACCGTGCAGCGGCTGAACGATTCGCGCTTCCACGACAAGGACGTTTCGGACATCCGCCAGTACATCCGCTTCGGCAGGCTGGGGGAGGCCCTGCGGTCCGAGGAGCAGGTGGTGCTGCTGATCGACGAGATCGACAAGGCCGACCTGGAGTTCCCGAACGACCTGCTGTACGAGCTCGACCAGATGCAGTTCGACGTCGTCGAGACCGGGGACCACTTCAGCGCCCGGCACCGACCCATCGTGATGATCACGAGCAACAGCGAGAAGGAGCTCCCCGACGCCTTCCTGCGCCGCTGCCTCTTTCACTACATCGAGTTTCCCGATCCCGAGATGATGGAGCGGATCGCCAGGGTCCACTACCCCGACCTCGAGCGGAAGCTCGTGGCCCAGGTCGTGGCCCGCTTCTACCAGGTGCGGGAGCGGCGCGACCTCAAGAAACGTCCCTCGACCAGCGAGCTCCTCGACTGGATCCAGGCCATCGTCGCCGGCGGGATCGGCGAGCGGGAGCTGGTCCGCCGCCTCCCGTTCCTGGGCGTGCTCCTGAAGACCGAGGAAGACCTCGCGAGCGTGACGCGGTGA
- a CDS encoding glycosyltransferase family 2 protein, with translation MNALTACLITLDEEEDLPRALGSLRGIADEILVVDAGSTDRTREVALGFGARFLERAWTDFADQKNYAAHRATHDWILSLDADEELSPELQASLLAWKRAEPEADVYELTRRSSYLGGWISHSGWYPDRQRRLYRRSAARFCGLVHESLRFAGRPGRLAGDLYHYTIRTRAEHEEKVERYSTLAARQMLAEGKRRWRTGYYLAAPWSALRSYVLRGGFLDGYRGALIARMACRTVRLKYRKLGQLLGTPNDTEDGK, from the coding sequence ATGAACGCTCTGACCGCCTGTCTGATCACGCTCGACGAGGAAGAAGACCTGCCGCGCGCGCTCGGCTCGCTCCGGGGGATCGCCGACGAGATCCTCGTCGTCGACGCCGGGAGCACCGACCGGACCCGGGAGGTCGCGCTCGGGTTCGGGGCCCGCTTCCTCGAGCGGGCGTGGACCGACTTCGCGGACCAGAAGAATTACGCGGCGCATCGGGCGACCCACGACTGGATCCTGTCGCTCGACGCCGACGAGGAGCTGAGCCCGGAGCTGCAGGCGTCGCTTCTGGCGTGGAAGCGGGCGGAGCCGGAGGCCGACGTCTACGAACTGACGCGCCGCTCCTCGTACCTGGGGGGGTGGATCTCCCATTCGGGATGGTACCCCGACCGGCAGCGGCGGCTCTACCGCCGCTCCGCCGCGCGCTTCTGCGGCCTGGTGCACGAGTCCCTCCGTTTCGCGGGGCGCCCGGGGCGGCTGGCGGGCGACCTGTACCATTACACCATCCGGACCAGGGCCGAGCACGAGGAGAAGGTGGAGCGCTACAGCACCCTGGCGGCGCGGCAGATGCTCGCTGAAGGGAAACGGCGCTGGCGCACGGGGTATTACCTCGCGGCGCCGTGGAGCGCCTTGCGGAGCTACGTCCTCCGGGGCGGCTTCCTCGACGGGTACCGCGGCGCCCTGATCGCCCGGATGGCGTGCCGGACGGTGCGCCTGAAGTACCGCAAGCTCGGTCAATTACTCGGCACGCCGAACGATACGGAGGACGGGAAATGA
- a CDS encoding CoA ester lyase codes for MKTKMRRSLLYVPGDSRKMLQKSASSAADLLLLNLEDGVAAAMKEEARGNVVRALGDIDFGPHEVVVRVNPPETATGRRDLEAVVPARPHGICLPKVESARQVESAAAAIAALEAQAGLEAGSVRIHAMIESARGVLGAPEIAAAPRLESLVFGSADYVADVRCQPGDDRRELRLALEMMVLAARAAGIDAIDAPCFDVRNQDILRREAAHARRLGFDGKSALHPEQASIINRIFDVTPEEIAWAERTLAELDAAENRGKALTTVEGRLLDNPHRLLAERILARRR; via the coding sequence ATGAAAACGAAGATGCGCCGCAGCCTGCTGTATGTCCCCGGCGACAGCCGGAAGATGCTCCAGAAATCGGCGTCCTCCGCCGCCGACCTGCTTCTGCTCAACCTCGAGGACGGGGTCGCCGCCGCCATGAAGGAGGAAGCCAGGGGCAACGTCGTGCGCGCCCTGGGCGACATCGATTTCGGCCCGCACGAGGTCGTGGTGCGGGTCAACCCGCCCGAAACCGCGACCGGGCGCCGGGACCTCGAGGCCGTCGTCCCCGCCCGCCCCCACGGCATCTGCCTGCCGAAGGTGGAAAGCGCGCGGCAGGTCGAGAGCGCGGCCGCCGCGATCGCCGCGCTGGAGGCGCAGGCGGGTCTCGAGGCGGGGAGCGTCCGGATCCACGCCATGATCGAGTCGGCTCGGGGGGTGCTCGGCGCCCCCGAAATCGCGGCCGCGCCGCGCCTGGAGTCCCTGGTCTTCGGTTCGGCCGACTATGTCGCCGACGTGCGCTGCCAGCCGGGGGACGACCGCCGGGAACTGCGGCTGGCGCTCGAGATGATGGTGCTGGCGGCCCGCGCCGCGGGGATCGACGCCATCGACGCCCCCTGCTTCGACGTCCGTAACCAGGACATCCTCAGGCGGGAGGCGGCCCACGCGCGCCGCCTCGGTTTCGACGGCAAGAGCGCGCTCCACCCCGAACAGGCGTCGATCATCAACCGCATTTTCGACGTGACCCCGGAGGAGATCGCCTGGGCCGAACGCACCCTGGCCGAACTCGACGCGGCGGAGAACCGGGGGAAGGCGCTGACGACCGTGGAGGGGCGGCTGCTCGACAATCCCCACCGGCTGCTGGCCGAGCGGATCCTGGCCCGGCGGCGCTGA
- the queG gene encoding tRNA epoxyqueuosine(34) reductase QueG produces the protein MSLSNAFGLTARIRAEARALGFFRAGIARAAEAPHGEGLREWLGRGFHGEMRYLERSRAERLDPRLVLPGARSVIVAAMECPAPPPPDRGPLRGRIARYALGDDYHAVAGDRLARLLDFIQKEVPSARGKGYVDAGPVLEKPWGAQSGLGWIGKHSLLVTRERGSWCHLGVLLVDLDLEADPPAEDGCGDCARCMGACPTGAIVAPRVLDARRCISYLTIELRGVIPRALRPLLGDRVFGCDACQEACPWSPPGVPAGGPRENGADLAALAALTAEGFAARFGSSPIRRIGRDRLVRNAVVALGNSGDPGAVAPLGAALRDRSALVRAHAAWALGRFPSAGARLLETARDGEEDAEVLGEIGAALAGRE, from the coding sequence ATGTCTCTATCCAACGCTTTCGGCTTGACGGCCCGGATCCGGGCGGAGGCCCGGGCTCTCGGATTTTTCCGGGCCGGGATCGCGCGCGCGGCGGAGGCCCCCCACGGGGAGGGTCTGCGCGAATGGCTCGGGCGCGGATTCCACGGAGAGATGCGCTACCTCGAGCGCAGCCGGGCCGAGCGGCTCGACCCGCGCCTCGTCCTTCCCGGCGCGCGGAGCGTGATCGTCGCCGCGATGGAGTGTCCCGCACCCCCCCCGCCGGACCGGGGGCCGCTCCGGGGCCGCATCGCCCGCTACGCCCTCGGGGACGATTACCACGCGGTGGCCGGGGATCGCCTCGCCCGCCTCCTCGATTTCATCCAGAAGGAAGTTCCTTCCGCCCGGGGAAAGGGGTACGTGGACGCCGGGCCGGTCCTGGAAAAGCCCTGGGGCGCGCAGTCGGGCCTGGGCTGGATCGGGAAGCACTCCCTCCTCGTCACCCGGGAGCGGGGATCCTGGTGCCACCTCGGCGTCCTCCTCGTCGATCTCGACCTCGAGGCGGACCCCCCGGCCGAAGACGGTTGCGGCGACTGCGCGCGCTGCATGGGCGCCTGCCCGACCGGGGCCATCGTCGCGCCCCGCGTGCTCGACGCCCGGCGCTGCATTTCCTATCTCACCATCGAACTGCGCGGCGTCATCCCGCGCGCATTGAGGCCGCTTCTGGGCGACCGGGTCTTCGGCTGCGACGCCTGCCAGGAAGCCTGCCCCTGGAGCCCACCGGGCGTGCCGGCGGGCGGGCCCCGGGAGAACGGGGCGGACCTGGCCGCGCTGGCCGCCCTGACGGCCGAAGGGTTCGCCGCCCGCTTCGGATCGAGCCCGATCCGGAGGATCGGGCGCGACCGACTGGTGCGCAACGCCGTCGTCGCCCTCGGCAATTCGGGCGACCCCGGAGCCGTTGCTCCCCTCGGGGCGGCCCTGCGCGACCGGAGCGCGCTGGTGAGGGCCCACGCAGCCTGGGCCCTCGGCCGCTTCCCCTCGGCCGGGGCGCGGCTGCTGGAGACGGCCCGGGACGGTGAGGAGGACGCGGAGGTGCTCGGGGAGATCGGGGCGGCGCTCGCCGGAAGGGAGTGA